From a region of the Chitinophaga caseinilytica genome:
- a CDS encoding endonuclease/exonuclease/phosphatase family protein gives MKRILLLLIAAFTGFQAGAQDRSIQVMTFNIRMNTPKDSINAWPNRKDRLASQVLFHRPQLLGVQEALWEQMQDLQKSLPHYKYLGVGRTDGDKKGEFSAIFYDTTRLKLLESHTFWLSETPETIGAKGWDAAIERIVSYGKFRDKITGKIFFHFNTHFDHMGKIARRESAKLLLDKVAAISGKLPAVVTGDFNATPGDEPIRVIMDAANPKHLKDAKALSQTPHYGPTGTFNGFRSQEIGDEPIDYIFLKGPWKVLQHATISQTWKGLFASDHFSVIAKLQL, from the coding sequence ATGAAAAGGATTCTATTGCTCCTCATCGCCGCTTTCACCGGCTTCCAGGCCGGCGCACAAGACCGCAGCATCCAGGTCATGACGTTCAACATCCGCATGAACACGCCCAAAGACAGCATCAACGCCTGGCCCAACCGGAAAGACCGCCTCGCGTCGCAAGTCCTCTTCCACCGCCCGCAACTCCTCGGCGTCCAGGAAGCCCTCTGGGAACAAATGCAAGACCTGCAAAAATCTCTCCCGCATTACAAATACCTCGGCGTCGGCCGCACCGACGGCGATAAAAAAGGCGAATTCTCCGCCATCTTCTACGACACCACCCGCCTCAAACTCCTCGAATCCCACACCTTCTGGCTCTCCGAAACACCCGAAACCATCGGCGCCAAAGGATGGGACGCCGCCATCGAACGCATCGTTTCCTACGGAAAATTCCGCGACAAGATCACCGGCAAAATATTCTTCCACTTCAACACCCACTTCGATCATATGGGCAAAATCGCCCGCCGCGAAAGCGCCAAACTACTGCTGGACAAAGTAGCCGCCATCTCCGGCAAACTGCCCGCCGTTGTCACCGGCGACTTCAACGCCACGCCCGGCGACGAGCCCATCCGCGTCATCATGGACGCCGCCAATCCGAAACACCTCAAAGACGCCAAAGCCCTCAGCCAAACGCCGCACTACGGCCCCACAGGCACTTTCAACGGCTTCCGCTCACAGGAAATCGGCGACGAGCCCATCGATTACATCTTCCTCAAAGGCCCATGGAAAGTGCTCCAGCACGCCACCATTTCGCAAACCTGGAAAGGCCTCTTCGCTTCCGACCACTTTTCGGTTATCGCGAAACTCCAGCTTTAA
- a CDS encoding DUF3098 domain-containing protein: protein MSKEANKPSTSGSLFGKGNYQLMLAGVILIAIGFLLMMGGSSDDPARFSPEEVYSFRRITLAPIVILLGLAVEAWAIMRKPKA from the coding sequence ATGTCCAAAGAAGCAAATAAGCCGTCCACCTCCGGGTCTCTCTTCGGGAAAGGCAATTACCAGCTCATGCTGGCAGGTGTAATCCTCATCGCTATCGGGTTCCTCCTGATGATGGGCGGCAGCTCCGACGATCCTGCGCGCTTCTCACCTGAAGAAGTGTACAGCTTCCGCCGTATCACCCTGGCCCCCATCGTGATCCTCCTCGGCCTCGCAGTAGAGGCCTGGGCCATCATGAGAAAGCCGAAAGCCTGA
- a CDS encoding S41 family peptidase, which translates to MRPIYTGILAVALSLPAVAQQSDTYFTTSPTLTPDGQTVIFSFEGDLWKADLRNPQATRLTAMQGNETLPRVSPDGKWIAFTGTQFGRQDVFIMPISGGDIKQLTFHDAPDLMDSWSWDSKSIYFTSNREGSATSFKQNINGGTPVRVFPHYFNQVHNLSEHPASGELFFNDTWESSWAANRKRYKGDFNPDIQSYNPATKQYKQYTDYRGKDFWTTIDRKGNIFFVSDEANGEYNLYTFANGQKKALTKFSTSIKRPNVSADGSKVVFEKDYQVWVYDVASGKSEKIALQLFRNPVLSKEQAFDVRDRISNFDVSPDGKKLAFISRGELFVSDIEGKFVRQIPRNGERATEVLWLPDNKTLLFNQTLNGYLNLYTVAADGSGTVKQHTSDKRNNRSLNLNHDRSQAVYFSGRDEVRIIDLKTLQSRTIAKEEIWAFQSPDPRFSPNGEYVVFNAHRNFEKDIFVHNLKKNTTVNLTNTGVSEVDPFWSPDGKYIYFASSRTRPAYPFGMTNPKIYRLALDKYDDPYRSTKFDELFKKKEDDKKNDDKSGKSGKDGKDDKTAKSDKKSDSADATKSITINMDRLMQRVEQVSPGFGSQYGPYHMSGKGDKTTIFFGSNHEGRGALYKMVSEPFEETKTERINGSERFDGNIVEVDGKLFALAGGNICKLNADANKIDPISIGQTFYRNLQEEFQQIYYEMWANVEENFYNADFHGTNWPKLRDEYSRYLPYVNNRADLRVLLNDLLGELNSSHLGFNTYGDDERIALSYQTMETGVLFDPQQPYTVQRIVANSSADRTGIDIQPGDVLTQVNGKAVDPKQCRDQYFTRPSMEREITLTFERSGKPFEVRLHPQSSGALDQQLYDEWIYGNEQKVDKLSNNRIAYTYMKNMGGGELDKFLIDMTAKLSGKDALILDLRYNTGGNVHDEVLKFLSQRPYLQWQYREGKPSPQPNFAPAGKPIVLLINEQSLSDAEMTAAGFKALGLGKIIGTESYRWIIFTSGKGLVDGSFYRLPSWGCYTLDGKNLEKEGVAPDIYVKTTFTDRLADKDPQLERAVQELLKSVR; encoded by the coding sequence ATGAGACCAATCTACACGGGTATCCTGGCGGTAGCATTATCCCTGCCGGCCGTAGCCCAACAGTCGGACACTTATTTCACCACCTCTCCCACCCTTACCCCGGACGGACAAACGGTTATATTCAGTTTCGAAGGCGACCTCTGGAAAGCGGACCTCCGCAATCCACAAGCCACCCGCCTCACCGCCATGCAAGGCAACGAAACGCTCCCGAGGGTTTCTCCCGACGGGAAATGGATCGCTTTCACCGGCACCCAGTTCGGACGGCAAGACGTGTTCATCATGCCCATCAGCGGCGGAGATATCAAACAGCTCACCTTCCATGACGCACCCGACCTCATGGACTCCTGGAGCTGGGATTCCAAATCCATCTATTTCACCTCCAACCGCGAAGGGTCTGCCACCTCTTTCAAACAAAACATCAACGGCGGAACACCCGTTCGCGTATTCCCCCACTATTTCAACCAGGTACACAACCTGTCGGAACACCCCGCCTCCGGCGAACTGTTCTTCAACGACACCTGGGAATCCAGCTGGGCCGCCAACCGCAAACGATATAAAGGCGATTTCAACCCGGACATCCAATCCTACAACCCCGCCACCAAACAATATAAACAATACACCGACTACCGCGGCAAGGACTTCTGGACCACCATCGACCGCAAAGGCAACATATTCTTCGTTTCCGACGAAGCGAACGGGGAATACAACCTCTACACCTTCGCAAACGGCCAGAAGAAAGCCCTGACCAAATTCTCCACCTCCATCAAACGGCCCAACGTCAGCGCAGACGGCAGCAAGGTCGTGTTTGAAAAAGACTACCAGGTTTGGGTGTACGACGTCGCCTCCGGAAAATCCGAAAAAATCGCGCTCCAGCTCTTCCGGAACCCCGTTCTCTCCAAGGAACAGGCTTTCGACGTGCGCGACCGCATCTCCAACTTCGATGTATCGCCCGATGGCAAGAAACTCGCCTTCATTTCGCGGGGCGAGCTCTTCGTGTCTGATATCGAGGGCAAGTTCGTCCGCCAGATACCGCGCAACGGCGAAAGAGCGACCGAAGTGCTGTGGCTCCCCGATAACAAAACCCTCCTGTTCAACCAAACGCTCAACGGCTACCTCAACCTATACACCGTTGCCGCTGATGGCAGCGGGACCGTCAAACAGCACACGAGCGACAAACGCAACAACCGCAGCCTCAACCTGAACCACGACCGCTCGCAGGCCGTTTACTTCAGCGGCCGCGACGAAGTACGGATCATCGATCTCAAGACGCTGCAATCCCGCACCATCGCGAAAGAGGAGATATGGGCGTTCCAAAGCCCCGATCCCCGTTTTTCGCCCAATGGCGAATACGTGGTATTCAATGCACATCGCAATTTCGAAAAGGACATCTTCGTACACAACCTCAAAAAGAACACGACGGTCAACCTCACCAATACAGGTGTGTCTGAAGTCGATCCGTTCTGGTCGCCCGACGGGAAGTACATTTACTTCGCCTCCTCCCGCACCCGGCCCGCGTATCCATTCGGCATGACCAACCCGAAAATTTACCGGCTCGCGCTCGACAAATACGACGATCCTTATCGCTCCACAAAATTCGACGAGCTGTTCAAGAAGAAGGAAGACGATAAAAAGAACGACGACAAATCCGGCAAATCAGGCAAAGACGGTAAAGACGACAAAACTGCGAAATCCGACAAAAAATCCGACAGCGCAGACGCTACCAAGAGCATCACCATCAATATGGACCGGCTCATGCAGCGCGTAGAACAGGTGTCTCCCGGCTTCGGTTCCCAATACGGCCCCTACCATATGTCCGGAAAAGGCGATAAAACCACGATCTTCTTCGGCTCCAACCACGAAGGCCGCGGCGCGCTTTACAAAATGGTAAGCGAGCCTTTCGAAGAAACCAAAACGGAACGCATCAACGGCAGCGAACGATTCGACGGCAACATCGTGGAAGTAGACGGCAAACTCTTCGCACTTGCCGGCGGAAATATCTGCAAACTCAATGCAGACGCCAACAAGATCGATCCCATCAGCATCGGGCAAACCTTCTACCGCAACCTGCAGGAAGAATTCCAGCAGATCTACTACGAAATGTGGGCGAACGTAGAAGAGAACTTCTACAATGCCGATTTCCACGGCACCAACTGGCCCAAACTGCGCGACGAATACAGCCGCTATCTTCCATACGTGAACAACCGCGCCGACCTCCGCGTGCTGCTGAACGACCTGCTCGGCGAACTGAACTCTTCGCACCTGGGCTTCAACACCTATGGCGACGACGAGCGCATCGCCCTCAGTTATCAGACCATGGAAACCGGCGTTCTCTTCGATCCCCAGCAACCCTACACCGTGCAGCGCATCGTGGCCAACAGCAGTGCCGACAGAACGGGCATCGACATTCAGCCCGGTGATGTGCTCACCCAGGTAAACGGCAAAGCCGTGGATCCCAAACAATGCCGCGACCAATACTTCACCCGGCCCTCCATGGAGCGCGAAATCACGCTCACGTTCGAGCGCAGCGGCAAGCCCTTCGAAGTGCGGCTCCACCCGCAAAGCTCCGGCGCGCTCGACCAGCAGCTGTACGACGAATGGATTTACGGCAACGAACAGAAAGTTGACAAGCTCAGCAATAACCGCATCGCATACACGTATATGAAGAACATGGGCGGCGGGGAGCTCGACAAATTCCTCATCGACATGACCGCGAAATTATCCGGCAAAGACGCGCTCATCCTCGACCTCCGTTACAATACCGGGGGCAACGTGCATGACGAAGTCCTCAAGTTCCTTTCCCAACGCCCGTATCTCCAATGGCAATACCGTGAAGGCAAGCCCTCGCCGCAGCCGAACTTCGCGCCGGCAGGCAAACCCATCGTATTGCTGATCAACGAACAATCGCTCAGTGATGCTGAAATGACCGCTGCGGGCTTCAAGGCACTGGGGCTCGGAAAAATCATCGGCACCGAATCTTACCGCTGGATCATTTTCACCTCCGGCAAAGGGCTCGTAGACGGTTCCTTCTACCGCCTCCCTTCCTGGGGCTGCTACACCCTCGACGGTAAGAACCTCGAGAAAGAAGGCGTGGCTCCCGACATCTATGTCAAAACCACCTTTACCGACAGGCTGGCGGACAAAGACCCGCAACTGGAACGCGCCGTACAGGAACTGCTGAAAAGCGTTCGCTGA
- a CDS encoding alanine dehydrogenase, which translates to MEHRPKPVVSAGFTYSPLEETLDIPQKNSRLYIGIPKETSFQENRIALTPDAVSILTNNGHHIVVEHKAGDGSHFYDTDYSEAGAEIVYDKKEVFKADVIVKSAPLNDEEIELLHPHQIVISPIHLSVLKAEQLQKMMDKRITLLSFENLKDDSGTYPIVRAMSEIAGSAVMLIAGQYLSTSSRGKGILLGGITGIPPTKVVIIGAGIVGEFAARTALALGSSVKVFDNNIYKLKRLQNNIGVRVFTSVIQPRVLADQLRTADVAVGALSSQSGRTPIVVTESMVSHMKTGSVIVDVSIDRGGCFETSEVTSHENPVFKKYDVIHYCVPNIPSGFAGTASQAISNVLMPLLIEAADDGGFENLVWIKRGVRNGIYLYKGALTNYHLSEKFKLKYTDLELLLAVKG; encoded by the coding sequence ATGGAGCATAGGCCAAAACCTGTTGTGAGTGCCGGTTTCACGTATTCGCCCCTCGAGGAGACGCTGGACATCCCGCAGAAAAATTCCCGCCTTTACATCGGGATACCGAAGGAAACGTCCTTCCAGGAAAACCGCATCGCGCTAACGCCCGACGCGGTCAGCATCCTCACCAATAACGGGCATCATATCGTGGTGGAACATAAAGCCGGCGACGGCTCCCATTTCTACGATACCGACTATTCCGAAGCCGGCGCCGAAATCGTGTATGACAAAAAAGAGGTCTTCAAGGCAGACGTCATCGTGAAATCCGCTCCGCTCAACGATGAGGAGATCGAGCTGCTGCACCCGCACCAGATCGTTATTTCACCCATCCACCTGTCTGTCCTCAAAGCGGAACAGCTGCAGAAAATGATGGACAAGCGGATCACGCTGCTGTCTTTCGAAAACCTGAAAGACGATTCCGGCACCTACCCCATCGTTCGCGCCATGAGTGAGATCGCGGGGTCGGCGGTGATGCTGATCGCGGGGCAATACCTCAGCACGAGCAGCCGCGGGAAAGGCATCCTCCTGGGCGGCATTACCGGTATCCCGCCAACGAAAGTGGTGATCATCGGCGCGGGGATCGTGGGCGAATTCGCCGCACGCACGGCGCTGGCGCTCGGTTCCTCCGTGAAAGTGTTCGACAATAACATTTACAAACTGAAACGGCTCCAGAATAATATCGGCGTTCGCGTTTTCACCTCGGTTATACAGCCGCGGGTGCTCGCCGATCAGCTGCGGACGGCCGACGTGGCCGTGGGCGCCCTGTCTTCCCAAAGCGGGCGCACGCCCATCGTAGTCACCGAATCGATGGTATCTCACATGAAAACCGGGTCGGTGATCGTGGATGTAAGCATCGATCGCGGCGGCTGTTTCGAAACTTCGGAAGTGACCTCGCACGAGAATCCCGTGTTCAAGAAATACGACGTGATCCATTATTGCGTGCCCAACATCCCGTCGGGCTTCGCCGGCACGGCGTCGCAAGCCATCAGCAACGTACTCATGCCGCTGCTGATCGAGGCGGCGGACGATGGCGGGTTCGAGAACCTCGTCTGGATCAAGCGCGGCGTCAGGAACGGGATTTACCTGTACAAAGGCGCCCTCACCAACTATCACCTCAGCGAAAAATTCAAGTTGAAATACACGGACCTGGAGCTCCTCCTCGCCGTGAAAGGATAA
- a CDS encoding cell division protein FtsX yields MSAKKSKPSYIYSIIGVTLVLILLGVLGLFMINAKNLSEYYKENIELQVILRDNVKEDQAIALRDSLAVMPFVKKAQYVSKDMAAEKFKRENPEENFAVLGFNPLYASVDISLHARYVQPDSLKVIEQQIQSRANVRELYYQKSLVSEVLEIAKKIGIVLLVISALMCIVVLFLIDNTIRLAMYSNRFLIKTMQMVGATRWFIAKPFDRRSIINGGLSAVLAIACLIGLISFAESALPGLRGMRDYWLTGLLFLALVGLGIGISLLSTHRSVMKYLKLKLDDLY; encoded by the coding sequence ATGTCAGCAAAGAAATCGAAGCCGTCTTATATATATTCGATCATCGGGGTGACCCTGGTGCTCATCCTGCTGGGTGTGCTCGGTCTCTTTATGATCAATGCCAAGAATCTCAGCGAGTATTACAAAGAAAATATCGAGCTGCAGGTGATCCTGCGCGATAATGTGAAGGAAGACCAGGCCATCGCCCTGCGCGATTCCCTGGCGGTAATGCCGTTTGTGAAAAAAGCGCAATATGTATCGAAAGACATGGCGGCCGAGAAGTTCAAACGCGAGAATCCGGAAGAGAATTTCGCCGTATTGGGCTTCAACCCCCTGTACGCGAGCGTCGATATCAGCCTGCACGCCCGGTATGTGCAGCCAGACAGCCTGAAGGTGATCGAGCAGCAGATCCAGAGCCGCGCCAACGTCCGCGAGCTGTATTATCAGAAATCGCTCGTATCGGAAGTGCTGGAAATCGCAAAGAAAATCGGGATCGTACTGCTGGTGATCAGCGCACTGATGTGCATCGTGGTACTGTTCCTCATCGATAACACCATCCGCCTCGCCATGTACAGCAACCGTTTCCTCATCAAAACGATGCAGATGGTAGGGGCCACCCGGTGGTTCATCGCCAAACCGTTCGACAGGCGGAGCATCATCAACGGCGGCCTCAGCGCGGTGTTGGCCATCGCCTGCCTGATCGGTCTGATTTCCTTCGCGGAATCCGCCCTGCCGGGCCTCCGCGGGATGCGCGACTACTGGCTGACGGGCCTCCTGTTCCTGGCGCTGGTCGGGCTCGGAATCGGTATTTCCCTCCTCAGCACCCATCGCTCGGTGATGAAATACCTCAAGTTGAAACTTGATGATTTATATTGA
- the tsaE gene encoding tRNA (adenosine(37)-N6)-threonylcarbamoyltransferase complex ATPase subunit type 1 TsaE has product MKLIFSLDELQDAARQLWANYPKARVFAFNGDMGAGKTTFIKALCAAKGVNGTTASPTFSIINEYRYKNGDGQERTIYHLDLYRLKNLEEAVEAGVEDCLYHPSAVSFVEWPDVVTDILPADTVHIFLSVTPGQQRQLVAGSAHPGEFRPSLQ; this is encoded by the coding sequence ATGAAATTGATTTTCTCTCTGGATGAATTACAGGATGCGGCCCGGCAACTTTGGGCCAATTACCCAAAAGCGCGCGTTTTCGCGTTCAACGGCGATATGGGGGCGGGCAAAACCACCTTCATCAAAGCCCTTTGCGCCGCCAAAGGCGTAAACGGCACCACCGCAAGCCCGACTTTTTCCATCATCAACGAATACCGGTATAAAAACGGCGACGGGCAGGAAAGGACCATCTACCACCTCGACCTTTACCGCCTCAAAAACCTGGAAGAAGCCGTGGAAGCCGGCGTGGAAGATTGTCTCTACCACCCTTCCGCCGTGTCTTTCGTGGAATGGCCGGATGTGGTGACCGACATCCTCCCGGCAGATACCGTACATATCTTCCTGTCCGTCACCCCGGGCCAGCAACGCCAGCTGGTGGCCGGTTCCGCCCATCCGGGGGAATTCAGGCCTTCGCTGCAATAA
- the leuS gene encoding leucine--tRNA ligase translates to MIMEYNFRQLERKWQDHWVKTGAYKVSNNSTKPKCYVLDMFPYPSGAGLHVGHPLGFIASDIYARYKRLKGFNVLHPMGYDAFGLPAEQYAIETGQHPAVTTEANIRTFRQQLDNIGFSFDWEREINTSDPSYYKWTQHIFLQLYGSWYNRHAAKAENIETLIRIFEQEGNIHQECPGDRSLRFSADTWNNWTYEEQQQALMEYRLAYLAYAEVNWCPVLGTVLANDEVINGVSERGGHPVIKKKMRQWFLRITEYADRLLEGLETVQFSDAMKDMQRNWIGKSQGAEIKFNVAGSLENIVVYTTRPDTIFGVDFMVVAPEHELVDAITTDAQSQAVSDYREYVQSRSERERMAEVKQITGCFTGAYAVNPFDGRQIPIWISEYVLAGYGTGAIMAVPCGDARDFGFARHFNIPITNIIGDAFNGEEANATKDAILQNSGFLNGKPMREAMDIVAEKIEQLGIGKRQINYKMRDAGFSRQRYWGEPFPIVFRNGVPEALDVSELPLELPHVENYRPGEEGEGPLANVTEWVNLPSEPGTSLKRETNTMPGYAGSSWYFLRYMDPNNAETFCDRKVSDYWGQVDLYIGGTEHAVGHLLYSRLWTKVLFDLGLIGFDEPYKKLVNQGMIGGSSRLVYRVRGTNQFVSAGLRDQYETDELHVDVNIVDGVELDTEAFRQWRTDYANAQFILENGKYICGTQLEKMSKRLFNTVNPDMVVEKFGADTFRMYEMFLGPIEQSKPWETKGIEGVHRFLKKVWRLFYDENKGLVVKDEAPTAEEMKSLHKAIRKIDEDSERLSFNTAVSAFMVCANELTDQKCHKKAVLEQLLVLLTPYAPHMSEELWAAIGNSGSILDAAFPVFEAKYVAESTKEYPVSVNGKLRTTINISLDVEQAEAEQIALGNEVVQKWLEGKTPKKIIFVKGKMINVVV, encoded by the coding sequence ATGATTATGGAGTACAATTTCAGGCAACTTGAGCGGAAATGGCAGGACCATTGGGTGAAAACCGGCGCCTACAAGGTCAGCAACAACAGCACCAAACCCAAATGTTACGTGCTGGACATGTTCCCCTACCCTTCCGGGGCCGGGCTGCACGTTGGGCACCCGCTGGGTTTCATCGCGTCAGATATCTATGCCCGTTACAAACGGCTGAAAGGCTTTAATGTGCTGCACCCCATGGGGTACGACGCGTTCGGCCTCCCCGCGGAGCAATACGCCATCGAAACCGGCCAGCACCCCGCCGTGACCACCGAAGCCAATATCCGCACCTTCCGCCAGCAGCTCGACAATATCGGGTTCAGCTTCGACTGGGAGCGCGAGATCAACACCAGCGACCCGTCGTATTACAAATGGACGCAACATATTTTCCTGCAGCTTTACGGCAGCTGGTATAACCGCCATGCCGCCAAAGCAGAAAACATCGAAACGCTCATCCGCATTTTCGAGCAGGAAGGCAATATCCACCAGGAATGCCCCGGCGACCGCAGCCTCCGCTTCAGCGCCGACACCTGGAACAACTGGACTTACGAAGAGCAGCAGCAGGCCCTCATGGAATACCGCCTCGCCTATCTCGCCTACGCCGAAGTGAACTGGTGCCCGGTGCTCGGCACCGTGCTCGCCAACGACGAGGTGATCAACGGCGTGAGCGAACGCGGCGGCCATCCCGTCATCAAAAAGAAAATGCGCCAGTGGTTCCTGCGCATCACCGAATATGCGGACCGCCTTCTCGAAGGGCTCGAAACGGTCCAGTTCAGCGACGCCATGAAAGACATGCAGCGCAACTGGATCGGGAAAAGCCAGGGCGCCGAGATCAAATTCAACGTGGCCGGCAGCCTCGAGAACATCGTGGTCTACACCACCCGTCCAGACACCATTTTCGGCGTCGACTTCATGGTGGTTGCCCCCGAGCACGAGCTCGTGGACGCTATCACGACCGATGCGCAAAGCCAGGCGGTGAGCGATTACCGCGAGTATGTGCAGAGCCGTTCCGAACGCGAGCGCATGGCCGAAGTGAAACAAATCACCGGATGCTTCACCGGCGCCTACGCCGTGAATCCTTTCGACGGCCGTCAAATTCCCATCTGGATTTCCGAATACGTACTGGCGGGATACGGCACCGGCGCCATCATGGCGGTGCCCTGCGGCGACGCGCGCGATTTCGGCTTCGCCCGTCATTTCAACATCCCGATCACCAATATCATCGGCGACGCCTTCAACGGCGAAGAAGCCAATGCCACCAAAGACGCCATCCTCCAGAACAGCGGCTTCCTCAACGGCAAGCCCATGCGTGAAGCGATGGACATCGTAGCCGAAAAGATCGAGCAGCTGGGCATCGGCAAGCGTCAGATCAACTACAAAATGCGCGACGCGGGATTCAGCCGCCAGCGATACTGGGGCGAACCTTTCCCCATCGTTTTCCGTAACGGCGTTCCCGAAGCGCTGGATGTTTCCGAGTTGCCGCTGGAACTGCCGCACGTGGAGAATTACCGTCCGGGCGAAGAGGGCGAAGGGCCGCTCGCGAACGTGACCGAATGGGTGAACCTGCCTTCCGAACCGGGCACCTCCCTGAAGCGCGAAACCAATACCATGCCCGGTTACGCCGGATCCAGCTGGTATTTCCTCCGGTATATGGACCCGAACAACGCGGAAACTTTCTGCGACAGGAAGGTGTCTGATTACTGGGGACAGGTAGACCTGTACATCGGCGGCACCGAACATGCGGTGGGCCATTTGCTGTACAGCCGTTTGTGGACGAAAGTCCTGTTCGACCTGGGGCTCATCGGTTTCGACGAGCCTTACAAGAAACTGGTGAACCAGGGGATGATCGGCGGAAGCTCGCGCCTGGTGTACCGTGTGCGGGGAACGAACCAGTTCGTGTCTGCCGGCCTGCGCGACCAGTACGAGACCGACGAGCTTCATGTGGATGTGAATATCGTGGATGGGGTGGAGCTGGATACCGAGGCTTTCCGGCAATGGCGTACCGACTATGCCAATGCGCAGTTCATCCTTGAGAACGGTAAATATATTTGCGGAACGCAGCTCGAAAAAATGAGCAAGCGCCTTTTCAATACCGTGAACCCGGATATGGTGGTGGAGAAATTCGGTGCCGATACGTTCCGGATGTACGAAATGTTCCTCGGGCCGATCGAGCAGAGCAAACCCTGGGAAACCAAGGGCATTGAAGGCGTTCACCGGTTCCTGAAGAAAGTATGGCGCCTGTTTTACGATGAGAACAAGGGCCTCGTGGTGAAAGATGAAGCGCCTACGGCGGAAGAGATGAAATCGCTGCACAAGGCGATCCGCAAGATCGATGAAGACAGCGAGCGCCTTTCGTTCAACACCGCGGTGAGCGCGTTCATGGTGTGCGCCAACGAACTGACCGACCAGAAATGCCACAAGAAAGCCGTGCTGGAACAGTTGCTGGTATTGCTCACGCCGTATGCGCCGCATATGAGCGAAGAGCTGTGGGCAGCCATCGGCAACAGCGGTTCCATTCTGGATGCGGCGTTCCCGGTGTTCGAAGCGAAATACGTGGCGGAATCCACGAAGGAATATCCCGTTTCCGTGAACGGTAAACTTCGTACGACCATCAATATTTCCCTGGACGTGGAGCAGGCGGAAGCTGAGCAGATCGCGCTGGGGAATGAAGTGGTGCAGAAGTGGCTGGAAGGGAAAACGCCGAAGAAGATCATCTTCGTGAAAGGTAAAATGATCAACGTGGTGGTGTAA
- a CDS encoding undecaprenyl-diphosphate phosphatase produces the protein MSTLEAVIIAIIEGLTEFIPISSTGHMVIASSVMGINGDEFTKLFEVAIQLGAILAVVVLYWKKFIDFGKWQFYVKLILGVMPALILGFLLHDYIDAWLESPLIVGCTLLLGGFVLLVVDKWFQNPTITSDEGMDYFRAIRIGLFQCIALIPGVSRSAATIIGGMQQKLTRHAAAEFSFFLAVPTMAAATGYKLLKNHEVLTSSPDNIRLLLIGNVVAFIVAMLAIKFFIGTLQKFGFKMWGYYRIVVGIIIIATIFLNK, from the coding sequence ATGAGCACATTAGAAGCCGTAATCATAGCCATCATCGAAGGATTAACCGAATTCATCCCCATCTCGTCTACCGGCCACATGGTCATCGCCAGCAGTGTGATGGGCATTAACGGAGACGAGTTCACCAAATTATTCGAAGTCGCCATCCAACTGGGCGCCATCCTCGCGGTGGTAGTACTGTACTGGAAGAAATTCATCGATTTCGGCAAATGGCAGTTCTATGTGAAACTCATCCTCGGCGTTATGCCCGCCCTGATCCTGGGGTTCCTGCTCCACGATTACATCGACGCCTGGCTGGAAAGCCCCCTCATCGTAGGCTGCACCCTGCTGCTGGGAGGATTCGTACTGCTGGTGGTCGATAAATGGTTCCAAAACCCCACCATCACGTCTGACGAAGGGATGGACTATTTCCGCGCCATCCGCATCGGTCTTTTCCAATGCATTGCCCTCATTCCCGGCGTAAGCCGCAGCGCGGCCACCATCATCGGCGGCATGCAGCAAAAACTGACCCGCCACGCCGCCGCGGAGTTCTCCTTCTTCCTCGCCGTGCCCACCATGGCCGCAGCCACCGGGTACAAACTGCTGAAGAACCACGAAGTGCTCACCAGTTCCCCCGACAACATCCGCCTGCTGCTGATCGGCAATGTGGTGGCCTTTATTGTGGCCATGCTCGCCATCAAGTTCTTTATCGGGACCTTACAGAAATTCGGGTTCAAAATGTGGGGATACTACCGGATCGTGGTAGGCATCATCATTATCGCGACAATTTTCCTGAACAAATAG